One genomic window of Candidatus Pseudobacter hemicellulosilyticus includes the following:
- a CDS encoding polysaccharide deacetylase family protein, protein MPRSMTCYGLAAVLLFAAPLFNSCEMSTDAKAAVVAVTSPAAEPEAPTSTDASIDPDKIKVADAVTILARPEVPVLCYHQIRDWKPTDSKTARDYIVPVDAFKAQLKMLADSGYHTISPDQLYNYLNTGAALPARPVMLTYDDTDLDQFTVAAPEMKKYGFKGVYFVMTVSLGRPRYMSREQVKQLSDEGHTIGSHTWDHHNVKKYQGDDWVTQIEKPSRQLETITGKPVKYFAYPFGLWNQPAIPELQKRGLLAAFQLYAPRDNQDPLYTIRRIIVPGSWSPATLNSRMRSSFNFR, encoded by the coding sequence ATGCCCCGATCAATGACCTGCTATGGCCTTGCGGCCGTTCTGCTGTTTGCCGCCCCTTTGTTCAACAGCTGTGAAATGTCTACCGATGCCAAAGCCGCCGTAGTGGCTGTTACCAGTCCTGCAGCTGAACCCGAAGCGCCAACCTCCACAGATGCGTCCATTGACCCGGACAAGATAAAGGTGGCCGATGCGGTTACCATCCTTGCCCGCCCGGAAGTGCCGGTGCTTTGTTACCACCAGATCCGCGACTGGAAGCCTACCGATTCCAAAACAGCCCGTGATTATATTGTACCGGTAGATGCGTTCAAAGCGCAGCTGAAAATGCTGGCCGATAGCGGGTATCATACCATCTCGCCGGACCAGTTGTACAATTACCTCAATACAGGAGCGGCGTTGCCGGCCAGACCGGTCATGCTGACCTATGATGATACAGACCTGGACCAGTTCACCGTAGCCGCTCCGGAGATGAAAAAATATGGATTCAAAGGCGTGTACTTTGTGATGACCGTATCCCTGGGCAGGCCTCGTTATATGAGCAGGGAACAGGTGAAGCAGTTGTCGGATGAAGGGCATACCATCGGCTCCCATACCTGGGACCACCATAACGTAAAGAAGTACCAGGGGGACGACTGGGTCACCCAGATAGAAAAGCCCTCCCGCCAGCTGGAAACCATTACGGGCAAACCGGTGAAATATTTCGCCTATCCTTTTGGCCTCTGGAACCAGCCGGCTATCCCGGAGCTGCAAAAGCGCGGACTGCTGGCAGCCTTCCAGCTGTATGCGCCCCGGGACAACCAGGATCCCCTGTATACCATCCGCCGGATCATTGTTCCCGGCTCCTGGAGCCCGGCTACCCTGAACAGCCGGATGCGCAGCAGCTTCAATTTCAGGTAA
- a CDS encoding four-helix bundle copper-binding protein yields MKITKSIQQCIDACLACAFACERCATACLTEEEQLPMLTRCISLDRECAAVCFTTAKVMSMQGEHMEQLGQLCAKICDACAAECERHAQMGHCKACADACRACAQACRQLEMVA; encoded by the coding sequence ATGAAGATCACCAAAAGTATCCAGCAATGCATCGACGCCTGCCTGGCCTGTGCCTTCGCCTGCGAACGCTGCGCTACCGCCTGCCTCACTGAGGAGGAACAGCTTCCCATGCTGACCCGCTGCATCTCCCTGGACCGGGAATGCGCCGCCGTCTGCTTCACTACGGCCAAGGTAATGTCCATGCAGGGTGAACATATGGAACAGCTGGGCCAGCTCTGTGCAAAGATCTGTGACGCCTGTGCCGCAGAATGCGAACGCCATGCTCAGATGGGGCACTGTAAAGCCTGTGCAGACGCCTGCCGCGCCTGCGCCCAGGCCTGCCGCCAGCTGGAAATGGTAGCCTGA
- the gcvP gene encoding aminomethyl-transferring glycine dehydrogenase, which yields MNLFEQQNSEFIGRHIGPNETETRQMLQTIGEPGLDNLVNKTVPSAIRMGHSLAVPGAISEHEYLQLIKDISLRNSVSRNYIGQGYYDTITPSVILRNVFENPGWYTQYTPYQAEISQGRLESLLNYQTMVADLTGLPIANASLLDEATAAAEAMTMFFNALNKDHEHITRPKFFVDNDTFPQTKDVLLTRARPVGIEIVFGDYRQAQLDNQYFGALVQYPNDKGSVEDYRDFIQAVHQVDAYVVMTTDLLALTLLTPPGELGADAACGSAQRFGVPLGFGGPHAAFFAVKDDFKRSIPGRIIGVSIDAQGNKALRMALQTREQHIKREKATSNICTAQALLANMAAMYAVFHGPDGLKNIAKRVTVLANAMAEELEAEGYDLVAETVFDTVVFKAPNVAEIRQKAEAAGINFRYYENNLVGIALDETSTLSEVLDILLLLDQPNEHSVAGFSIDEEAGLYHLPASLTRTSPFLTHPVFNTHHSETQMMRYLKRLENKDLSLNTSMISLGSCTMKLNAASEMIPLSWSHWSKIHPFAPADQTGGYQQVVDELSDYLCQITAFDACSLQPNSGAQGEYAGLLVIRAYHESRNEGHRKVMLIPISAHGTNPASAVMAGMKVVVVKALENGYIDVADLKAKATQYSNELAGIMITYPSTYGVYEETVKEITDIIHQHGGQVYMDGANMNAQVGLTAPGLIGADVCHLNLHKTFAIPHGGGGPGMGPICVKQHLAQHLPGHVSLGAKSTQETAVSAAPYGSASILLISYAYIRMLGHEGLRKATEYAILNANYMRSRLQEQFDILYLGSNGTCAHEFIIDLRPFKKSAEIEAEDIAKRLMDYGFHAPTLSFPVPGTIMIEPTESEDKAELDRFCDAMLAIREEIRAIEEGKADKKDNPLKNAPHTQFVICSSNWEHSYTREQAAFPLAYIRENKFWPSIARVNNTHGDRNLICTCEPVSAYAEAEAN from the coding sequence ATGAATTTGTTCGAACAGCAAAACTCCGAATTTATCGGCCGTCATATCGGACCCAATGAAACCGAGACCCGGCAGATGTTGCAGACCATTGGTGAACCGGGACTGGACAACCTGGTGAACAAAACCGTGCCCTCCGCTATCCGCATGGGTCATTCCCTCGCCGTCCCCGGCGCTATCAGCGAGCATGAATACCTGCAGCTGATCAAGGATATTTCCCTCCGGAACAGCGTCAGCAGGAACTATATTGGCCAGGGGTACTATGATACCATTACGCCCAGCGTGATCCTGCGCAATGTTTTCGAGAACCCAGGCTGGTACACCCAGTATACGCCCTACCAGGCGGAGATCTCCCAGGGCCGCCTCGAAAGCCTGCTGAACTACCAGACCATGGTGGCTGACCTGACCGGTCTGCCCATTGCCAACGCCTCCCTGCTGGATGAGGCTACTGCCGCCGCAGAAGCAATGACCATGTTCTTCAACGCCCTCAACAAAGACCACGAACATATCACCCGTCCTAAATTCTTTGTGGACAATGATACCTTCCCCCAGACAAAGGACGTACTGCTCACCAGGGCCCGCCCGGTAGGCATCGAGATCGTGTTTGGCGATTACCGCCAGGCCCAGCTCGATAACCAGTACTTCGGGGCGCTGGTACAATACCCCAACGACAAAGGTTCTGTAGAGGACTACCGGGATTTCATCCAGGCAGTACACCAGGTGGACGCCTATGTAGTGATGACCACGGACCTGCTGGCCCTCACCCTGCTCACCCCACCCGGCGAGTTAGGTGCTGACGCCGCCTGCGGCTCCGCCCAGCGCTTTGGCGTTCCCCTCGGCTTTGGTGGCCCCCATGCTGCTTTCTTTGCCGTGAAAGATGATTTCAAACGCAGCATCCCCGGCCGGATCATCGGCGTCAGCATTGACGCCCAGGGCAATAAAGCTCTGCGTATGGCCCTCCAGACCAGGGAACAGCATATCAAACGCGAGAAAGCCACTTCCAATATCTGTACCGCCCAGGCCCTGCTGGCCAATATGGCCGCCATGTACGCCGTGTTCCACGGACCGGACGGACTGAAAAATATTGCCAAACGCGTAACCGTCCTGGCCAACGCCATGGCTGAAGAGCTGGAAGCAGAAGGGTACGACCTGGTAGCAGAGACCGTCTTCGATACCGTAGTGTTCAAAGCGCCCAACGTAGCTGAGATCCGCCAGAAAGCCGAAGCGGCAGGTATTAATTTCCGTTATTACGAGAACAACCTGGTAGGCATTGCCCTGGATGAGACCAGCACCCTCTCTGAAGTACTGGATATCCTGCTCCTGCTGGACCAGCCCAATGAGCACAGCGTTGCCGGTTTCAGCATCGACGAAGAGGCTGGCCTCTATCACCTGCCCGCCAGTCTCACCCGGACATCGCCCTTCCTGACCCATCCGGTATTCAACACGCATCACAGCGAGACGCAGATGATGCGCTACCTGAAACGCCTGGAAAATAAAGACCTTTCCCTCAATACTTCCATGATCTCCCTCGGCAGCTGCACCATGAAGCTCAATGCCGCCAGTGAGATGATCCCCCTGAGCTGGTCGCACTGGAGCAAGATCCATCCTTTTGCCCCCGCTGATCAGACCGGCGGTTACCAGCAGGTAGTGGATGAGCTGAGCGATTACCTCTGCCAAATCACCGCTTTTGACGCCTGCAGCCTGCAGCCCAATAGCGGCGCCCAGGGTGAATACGCCGGTCTCCTGGTGATCAGGGCATATCATGAAAGTCGCAACGAAGGCCACCGCAAGGTCATGCTGATCCCCATCAGCGCCCATGGCACCAACCCTGCCAGCGCCGTTATGGCCGGTATGAAAGTAGTAGTGGTAAAAGCCCTGGAGAACGGGTACATTGATGTGGCCGACCTGAAAGCCAAAGCCACCCAGTACAGCAATGAACTGGCCGGTATCATGATCACCTACCCCAGCACCTACGGTGTGTATGAGGAAACCGTTAAAGAGATCACCGACATCATTCACCAGCACGGTGGACAGGTATATATGGATGGCGCCAATATGAACGCCCAGGTAGGACTTACCGCTCCCGGCCTGATCGGCGCTGATGTATGTCACCTCAACCTGCACAAGACCTTCGCTATCCCCCACGGCGGCGGCGGTCCCGGCATGGGCCCCATCTGCGTGAAGCAACACCTGGCGCAGCACCTGCCCGGCCACGTATCCTTAGGTGCCAAGAGCACGCAGGAAACCGCCGTCAGTGCTGCTCCCTACGGCTCCGCCTCCATCCTGCTGATCAGCTATGCCTATATCCGCATGCTGGGTCATGAAGGACTGAGAAAAGCCACTGAATACGCCATCCTCAATGCCAACTATATGCGGTCCCGCCTGCAGGAGCAGTTTGATATCCTGTACCTGGGCAGCAACGGCACCTGCGCACATGAATTCATCATTGACCTCCGCCCCTTCAAAAAGAGCGCCGAGATTGAAGCAGAAGACATTGCCAAACGCCTGATGGATTATGGCTTCCACGCCCCTACCCTCAGCTTCCCCGTACCGGGCACTATTATGATTGAGCCCACAGAAAGCGAGGACAAAGCGGAGCTGGACCGCTTCTGCGATGCCATGCTGGCCATCCGCGAAGAGATCCGCGCCATTGAAGAAGGCAAGGCCGATAAAAAAGATAATCCGCTGAAGAACGCACCACATACACAGTTTGTGATCTGCTCCAGCAACTGGGAACATAGTTATACCCGCGAACAGGCCGCTTTCCCGCTGGCCTATATCCGGGAGAACAAGTTCTGGCCCAGCATCGCCCGTGTTAACAACACCCATGGCGACCGTAACCTGATCTGTACCTGCGAGCCCGTTTCCGCTTATGCAGAAGCCGAGGCTAATTAA
- a CDS encoding DUF3667 domain-containing protein — protein MHPANCLNCYQPLATGQSYCAHCGQKAAIHRITLAHFFHEGFHAFTHADKGIFHLLKQLALQPGTVAREYMAGQRKKYFNPFTFFLLVMAVFVLSNSIFTKTGPILEPDPAILARIPSEAGRQQYIATIGRAATASGFMSKHGNLVAMIALPFISGITWLFFRRKGYNYAEHLTANMLFIAFNNLFFGLLIFPLQSLLRGTPGYFYIVLAGLLLHALYLMWGMNGFLLLRTTGLRLRSFGVSLLAIGGWALFSLLMVSLYISQSWYFYRYFLRMFGH, from the coding sequence ATGCATCCAGCTAACTGTCTGAACTGTTACCAGCCACTGGCAACCGGCCAGTCGTATTGCGCCCACTGCGGGCAAAAAGCAGCAATTCACCGGATTACACTTGCGCATTTTTTTCATGAAGGCTTCCATGCGTTTACCCATGCCGACAAAGGCATTTTCCATTTGCTGAAGCAGCTGGCCCTCCAGCCGGGCACCGTAGCGCGGGAATATATGGCCGGCCAGCGCAAAAAATATTTCAATCCTTTTACATTCTTCCTGCTGGTGATGGCCGTTTTTGTGCTGTCCAATTCCATTTTTACCAAAACCGGCCCCATCCTGGAACCTGATCCCGCCATACTGGCCCGGATCCCTTCGGAGGCCGGCCGGCAGCAGTATATTGCTACCATCGGCCGGGCAGCCACTGCTTCGGGGTTTATGAGCAAGCATGGCAACCTGGTGGCCATGATCGCCCTGCCTTTTATCAGTGGGATCACCTGGCTTTTCTTTCGGCGGAAAGGCTACAACTATGCGGAACACCTGACGGCCAATATGCTGTTCATAGCCTTCAATAACCTGTTCTTCGGGCTGCTGATCTTTCCTTTGCAATCCCTGCTGCGGGGAACACCGGGTTATTTTTACATAGTGCTGGCCGGACTGCTGCTCCACGCCCTCTACCTGATGTGGGGAATGAACGGCTTCCTGTTGCTGCGGACCACGGGGCTGCGACTGAGATCCTTTGGGGTAAGCCTGCTGGCCATTGGCGGCTGGGCGCTTTTTTCCTTACTGATGGTCTCGCTGTATATTTCCCAGAGCTGGTATTTCTATCGTTATTTCCTGCGCATGTTCGGTCATTGA
- a CDS encoding sterol desaturase family protein, with product MGTLQEQLIVLISTPLYAIVIGLEILLSNIHHSRSYTWRDTFHNFSLSLLSGGTDLLMKGVSLAVLAACFTHRFFTLPIHWWYWLVLLLLVDGMHYWLHRLGHQCRFFWAVHVNHHSSEHFNFTTGFRAAVFEPLYRFLIFIPIALLGFRPLDILLVFALGEIWAILTHTEKVGKLGWLEYILVTPSHHRVHHASNTRYLDRNMGSVFIIWDKLFGTFQRELPATQYEPIRYGLTSQPEKFSVPGLIFHEWKGIWKDLGRRELGWKQKLGYLFGPPGWSHDGSRHTSNQLRASAKEQAGTAGNPDSSSLVRPQ from the coding sequence ATGGGTACACTTCAGGAACAGCTTATCGTGCTGATCAGCACGCCCCTGTACGCTATTGTGATCGGCCTGGAAATACTGCTCAGCAATATTCACCATAGCCGCAGCTATACCTGGCGGGATACCTTCCACAACTTTTCCCTGAGCCTCCTGTCCGGCGGTACCGATCTGCTGATGAAAGGCGTCAGCCTGGCTGTACTGGCTGCCTGCTTTACACACCGGTTCTTCACCCTGCCCATCCACTGGTGGTACTGGCTTGTCCTTTTACTCCTGGTAGACGGTATGCATTACTGGCTGCATCGCCTGGGGCACCAGTGCCGCTTCTTCTGGGCCGTACATGTCAACCACCATTCTTCGGAACATTTCAATTTCACCACCGGCTTCCGGGCCGCCGTATTTGAGCCACTATACCGCTTCCTGATCTTTATCCCCATCGCCCTGCTGGGCTTCCGCCCGCTGGATATCCTGTTGGTATTTGCCCTGGGCGAGATCTGGGCCATCCTCACCCATACAGAAAAAGTGGGTAAACTGGGCTGGCTGGAATATATCCTGGTCACCCCCTCTCATCACCGCGTTCACCATGCTTCCAATACCCGGTACCTGGACCGCAATATGGGTTCCGTATTCATTATCTGGGATAAGCTTTTCGGCACTTTCCAGCGTGAGCTGCCGGCCACTCAGTATGAGCCTATCCGTTATGGCCTCACCAGCCAGCCGGAAAAGTTTTCCGTGCCAGGCCTCATTTTCCATGAGTGGAAAGGCATCTGGAAGGATCTGGGAAGAAGGGAACTGGGCTGGAAGCAGAAACTGGGTTACCTGTTCGGGCCGCCAGGCTGGAGCCATGATGGCAGCAGGCATACCAGTAACCAGCTCCGGGCTTCGGCCAAAGAGCAGGCTGGGACGGCAGGCAATCCGGACAGTTCTTCTTTGGTTCGTCCCCAATAA
- a CDS encoding YkgJ family cysteine cluster protein — protein sequence MGDKSADIGSTVEELERKQWKRKAALRQKVYKQFLKQADKNKVLKQLPDLHEQAFSGIDCLRCAACCKNYSPRFKTPDIKRISKLLRMKEGAFIDAYLRLDEDGDYVVKSTPCPFLGADNYCSIYADRPSDCHRFPYTDEDVLLKRPAITLKNASFCPAVYVVMEKLTEGL from the coding sequence GTGGGGGATAAATCAGCGGATATAGGCTCCACGGTGGAGGAACTGGAAAGAAAGCAATGGAAGCGCAAAGCTGCCCTCCGGCAGAAGGTCTATAAACAATTCCTGAAACAGGCGGATAAGAACAAGGTCCTGAAGCAATTGCCCGATTTGCACGAGCAGGCTTTCAGCGGGATCGACTGCCTCCGGTGCGCCGCCTGCTGCAAGAACTACTCGCCCCGCTTCAAAACTCCGGATATCAAGCGTATCAGCAAGTTGCTCCGCATGAAAGAAGGCGCTTTTATTGACGCCTATCTCCGCCTGGATGAAGACGGGGACTATGTGGTGAAATCAACGCCCTGCCCCTTCCTGGGCGCTGACAACTATTGCAGTATCTATGCCGACAGGCCTTCCGACTGCCATCGTTTCCCCTATACGGATGAGGATGTGCTGCTGAAAAGGCCGGCCATCACCCTGAAAAATGCCAGTTTCTGCCCGGCTGTCTATGTGGTCATGGAGAAGCTGACAGAAGGCCTGTAA
- a CDS encoding DEAD/DEAH box helicase yields MSFKQLNLIEPVLQALDKEGYSEPTPIQAQAIPVILQRRDIFGCARTGTGKTAAFAIPVLQLLHEEKKAAGHAAQRPVIKVLVLTPTRELALQVQESFEAYGQFTSLRSTVIFGGVSQQNQVAALRKGVDILVATPGRLLDLLQQQLISLQHISYLILDEADRMLDMGFIHDVKRIIAKVPARRQTLFFSATMAPQIRVLADSLLKDPVKVEVTPVSSTAQTVQQSLYFVEKKNKVALLLDVLNGQQIPTALVFSRTKHGADKLAKILKKYGVSAEAIHGNKSQNARQRALSQFKAREIRVLVATDIAARGIDIDELTHVFNYELPDVAETYVHRIGRTGRAGASGVAISFCDPEDRSMLNDIQKLTGVRIPVIAEHPFNEFSAPQQNTPLPSRPQPAARPQRPSHHHGQGGRKPRRFQQNVNK; encoded by the coding sequence TTGTCATTCAAACAATTGAATCTTATTGAGCCTGTATTGCAGGCCCTCGATAAAGAAGGTTATTCCGAACCCACCCCAATACAAGCCCAGGCCATCCCCGTCATTTTACAGCGCAGGGACATTTTTGGCTGCGCCCGTACCGGCACCGGTAAAACGGCTGCTTTTGCTATTCCCGTGCTGCAACTGCTGCATGAAGAGAAAAAAGCGGCTGGTCATGCGGCCCAGCGTCCCGTGATCAAAGTCCTGGTGCTGACCCCTACCCGTGAGCTGGCCCTGCAGGTGCAGGAAAGCTTTGAGGCGTATGGACAGTTCACCAGCCTGCGCTCCACCGTGATCTTTGGCGGTGTATCCCAGCAAAACCAGGTAGCCGCCCTCCGTAAGGGAGTGGATATCCTGGTGGCCACGCCCGGCCGCCTGCTGGACCTGCTGCAACAGCAGCTGATCAGCCTGCAGCATATCAGCTACCTCATCCTGGATGAGGCGGACCGTATGCTGGATATGGGCTTTATCCATGATGTAAAAAGGATCATTGCCAAAGTACCTGCCAGGCGGCAGACCCTGTTTTTCTCTGCTACCATGGCTCCGCAGATCCGCGTACTGGCGGACTCCCTGCTGAAGGACCCGGTGAAGGTGGAAGTGACCCCTGTTTCTTCTACCGCCCAGACCGTGCAGCAGTCCCTGTATTTTGTGGAGAAGAAGAATAAAGTGGCCTTGCTCCTGGATGTACTGAACGGGCAGCAGATCCCCACAGCGCTGGTATTTTCCCGTACCAAACATGGTGCGGACAAACTGGCCAAAATATTAAAGAAATATGGTGTTTCGGCAGAGGCCATTCACGGGAATAAGTCGCAGAATGCCCGCCAGCGGGCGCTCAGCCAGTTCAAGGCCCGGGAGATCCGGGTGCTGGTAGCCACCGATATTGCCGCCCGCGGTATTGATATTGATGAACTGACGCACGTGTTCAACTATGAGCTGCCGGATGTAGCAGAAACCTATGTGCACAGGATTGGCCGGACAGGCCGGGCCGGCGCCAGCGGGGTAGCTATTTCCTTCTGCGATCCTGAGGACCGGAGCATGCTGAACGATATCCAGAAACTGACCGGGGTGCGCATTCCTGTTATAGCTGAACATCCCTTCAATGAATTTTCTGCGCCGCAACAAAATACTCCCTTACCTTCGCGTCCGCAACCTGCTGCGAGGCCTCAAAGACCTTCTCACCATCACGGACAGGGCGGAAGGAAACCGCGTCGCTTTCAGCAGAATGTCAATAAATAA
- a CDS encoding ketoacyl-ACP synthase III: protein MNRSVITGTGKYIPPVIKSNADFEGGIFFSDYLQPIDQPNKRIIDKFRQITGIHERRYATAEMVTSDLAALAAEEAVRDSGIDPETLDQLIVANNYGDVKANTIQSDSVPSLASRVKHKLGIRNPNCVAYDIMFGCPGWVQGLIQADAFCKAGVAKKCLVIGAETLSRQLDHHDRDSMIFSDGAGAVVLEFREATGDAGILSTASRSDCVEETFFINFGSSYAPDTDPDVRYIKMKGRKVYEYALSHVPKAMKECFDKTGLPITDLKKIFIHQANEKMDEAILKAFYQLYGIKEIPELIMPMSIHWLGNSSVATVPTLYDLVLKGEVEDHSVQAGDVVMFASVGAGMNINAVTYRV from the coding sequence ATGAATAGATCCGTTATTACAGGTACCGGAAAGTATATTCCCCCCGTCATCAAATCCAACGCTGATTTTGAAGGGGGGATTTTCTTTTCCGATTATCTTCAGCCAATTGACCAGCCTAACAAAAGAATTATTGACAAGTTCCGTCAGATCACCGGCATCCACGAACGCCGGTATGCTACCGCAGAGATGGTGACTTCCGATCTGGCCGCACTGGCAGCGGAAGAAGCCGTCCGGGACAGCGGTATTGATCCCGAAACCCTTGACCAGCTAATTGTGGCCAACAACTATGGGGATGTAAAAGCCAATACTATCCAGTCGGACAGTGTGCCTTCCCTGGCTTCCCGTGTGAAGCACAAGCTGGGCATCCGCAATCCTAACTGTGTGGCCTATGATATCATGTTCGGCTGCCCCGGCTGGGTGCAGGGACTGATCCAGGCCGATGCCTTCTGCAAGGCGGGTGTAGCAAAGAAATGCCTGGTGATTGGCGCAGAGACGCTGTCGCGCCAGCTGGATCACCATGACCGGGACAGCATGATCTTTTCCGATGGCGCCGGCGCCGTAGTGCTGGAATTCCGGGAAGCAACCGGCGATGCCGGTATCCTGAGCACCGCTTCCCGCTCTGATTGTGTTGAAGAGACCTTTTTCATCAACTTCGGATCTTCCTATGCGCCGGATACTGATCCTGACGTTCGTTATATCAAGATGAAAGGCCGGAAAGTGTATGAATATGCCCTGAGCCATGTGCCGAAGGCCATGAAAGAATGTTTTGACAAGACTGGTCTGCCGATCACGGATCTCAAAAAGATCTTTATTCACCAGGCCAATGAAAAAATGGATGAGGCCATTCTCAAAGCATTTTACCAGCTCTATGGCATTAAAGAAATACCTGAGCTGATCATGCCCATGAGCATTCACTGGCTGGGCAACAGCTCTGTGGCTACTGTGCCTACCCTTTACGACCTGGTACTGAAAGGCGAGGTGGAAGACCATTCCGTGCAGGCCGGGGATGTGGTGATGTTTGCTTCCGTAGGTGCGGGTATGAATATTAATGCAGTGACCTACCGGGTCTGA
- a CDS encoding response regulator gives MKPVVLLVDDNQDILEFISDDLNEKYTPLVALNGQDALEQLQQQAVQLVISDITMPVMDGYELCRTIKSNLEYSHIPVILLTARNTLQSKIEGLELGADAYIEKPFSPEHLQVQIANLLSNRNKIRQYFASSPLVNIKTIAYSKSDEQFLTALNEAIYQNIENLELSVEHLADCMNMSRATLYRKIKEISDLTPNELINITRLKKAAELLAEQEYKIYEVAELTGFSSQTHFGRNFTKQFGISPMEYMALKKEEKKK, from the coding sequence ATGAAACCTGTAGTATTACTTGTGGACGATAACCAGGATATCCTTGAATTCATTTCAGACGACCTCAACGAAAAATATACGCCCCTGGTAGCCCTCAACGGGCAGGACGCGCTGGAGCAGCTGCAGCAGCAGGCCGTACAGCTGGTGATCAGTGATATTACCATGCCGGTCATGGATGGTTACGAGCTCTGCCGGACCATTAAATCCAACCTGGAATACAGTCATATTCCCGTGATACTGCTCACAGCCAGGAATACCCTGCAATCCAAAATTGAAGGACTGGAACTGGGCGCCGACGCCTATATTGAAAAACCTTTTTCGCCGGAACACCTCCAGGTACAGATCGCCAACCTGCTGTCCAACCGGAATAAGATCAGGCAGTATTTTGCCAGCAGCCCGCTGGTAAATATCAAGACCATCGCCTACTCAAAATCCGATGAGCAGTTCCTGACAGCCCTCAATGAGGCCATTTACCAGAATATAGAGAACCTGGAACTGAGCGTGGAACACCTGGCGGATTGTATGAACATGAGCCGCGCCACCTTATACCGGAAGATCAAAGAGATCTCCGACCTCACCCCAAATGAGCTGATCAATATCACCCGCCTGAAAAAAGCCGCCGAGCTATTGGCGGAACAGGAGTACAAGATCTATGAAGTGGCTGAGCTGACCGGCTTCAGCTCGCAGACGCATTTTGGCCGGAATTTCACCAAACAGTTCGGGATATCGCCTATGGAGTACATGGCGCTGAAGAAAGAGGAGAAAAAGAAATAG